The Neodiprion fabricii isolate iyNeoFabr1 chromosome 4, iyNeoFabr1.1, whole genome shotgun sequence genome window below encodes:
- the LOC124180145 gene encoding uncharacterized protein LOC124180145 — MAEIGAAEGSQSTINLLDENLFELRCLLKAGEISHSARSEIGRKQLLAFTTGNADLVLHYQPDVDCPPIVKRIPWFQGSYKRISALCFDPSGSWLLTASIDGSLYIVPALALVDENTSLDHRWATNDVTSFSSLNTQSSYARPSALVWWQGVVDCSHVGIIGTEHGEIVLVNLENGCQVGLTNVKGNVANLHICQDSSLDVVSLLITNQTHQQWRLILEQRTNGYVYPLEGGKPFHRSNPLLHSSGGLSDEVKNFPTTRSRLQGLKQLSVEKLAILKQKLAETRSRSLTGSSARRDSSSSSGTDETITVGLSRHFSERREDLLNPELVPRDMFLTPQYTRQGQHLYTGYHPPTNHLTIHETEASMVPLYVHKMPSFCHNILLTQRLFYVTDVHQKSLLIISCPLSETRIGGDTEFNPESVIGRFSFARNNEIIDKVYRVTDFKVTTTKDASGNSENQYGIPKKVEDIKADIPLVDTCIIVTNFAVYKIEVRRPLLSVFMDLVLKHKELEKAERLALVFGMNLQHLLENAGDILLSNKEFSRAIVLYKLSRCRLLKSVLKFASAGHTTELLSYVTGCLVPPSVIELSVTTRIHLSNLSVMAFTELTLRASAQQSNQTHKQFSNFLASNTFYDEVLAVNVAGQTGLWEVLQQLATQRGLYHQVLEVLMKVVRSLNLSSFQPAHHQLDSGLLMCLSESGLIQAMLVCPNLAKHHTAFVLANLATLQLFALQRLTALYDPTSPVLRPLLIRCRARHRTTSHSSQSSQFDSLDLTETLDEIGAPVEEFIETFLLILLTLIHKKSPALNYEPKLMHRIPVSNTERDIDDVNSNADFKRRALSAGFSHVALIRNNNVYTWGNAAQGCLGTGPTMSRYGSPQIIPTFQSMKVEVLSVSCGRCHSLAVTNNGIYAWGASQFGQLGLEKKLQCPNPELIVTLAHEIIVDAVAGQYHSVALTKDGRVFTWGWGVHGQLGHGNTIEKNIPTLVTSLLGTIVRQISAGHAHTLVLTADGDVYSFGSNVFGQLGNGTNIKSSLPVKVTLLPEKIWLITTGYFQNLAVTATNKLYTWGASPQVLRLQAQAQKKARILQQRVASDKVTQYIDTLDKYNEIAQDSDSIAQSEQNNAQINETENSNEDSTNTTEQSKQTASIKLPTSPRLRGVNVGAVEEAQTHLQPSLVDTSSVCGQIVQISTGCHHSCLLTKDGSVYVWGRNLDGQIGNGSRREVTIPMPLSYNPISSTPKVPPRHNGYKANEKRQSPDTDNGNANGGGNHNDGRSNYVPTNGNEDARRDEANRAIKAVSLCCGCDYTVAMQPGGTVLAWGSNNTAQLGRPPVEDSRGVERKLVLLKSSRRIVRLPHAAHSTVDTPSQVPNIPTPVISYRSYDVTPLAGLVQPLTVVEKSFGETTLHYILERLNGLYDSAKIMDKCIQLGNYQAASKISLLEHNFTDALSHQLKMLNTSHLKLYKFSYKCDRNQVETDSSVDLNDMAKAAGNSLTSDAQTRHIKENTELFDKHMEQNLVDTLEESEEKKKMKMSASRSLDSFQSLEQELYTFDCQGGSEELCEDSKSEDISLDITEDALDSVYDEQKKNTFSENVPAFVKNAAQAGENSLPNLPDLTSAPRMSEELDSITRNLNHQKNANCATVSEDEQFLARKKINVINRNILGNEAKGNQENAIVSEATSIVEFYVSEIEDESHATMREVLQIAIEFWIKHNLPIENLENILLRHMSKFFYPLGLLLFCQHNMDEAAVQNQGETEANSLTMMNSLSTKFCLQVCSTLLRHIDQGKPTPEYVELLSQLSAKHYGPPFTGHPGSNGNKTPEQMIDGVISTISSEECDSRPFIQVQAPDDVSSFLETDEDMMVFTCGHHFPVSTYHSEIIPRMEAELLTSEISPLPHTVQFLSDLLRRPGKVDTICPVCIPPALQKVVKTVPKN, encoded by the exons ATGGCTGAAATAGGAGCTGCGGAAGGCTCACAGTCAACCATAAACCTTCTCGATGAAAATCTGTTTGAATTGCGCTGTCTACTCAAAGCTGGTGAAATTTCTCACAGTGCCCGGTCTGAGATTGGCAGAAAGCAGCTTTTGGCGTTCACAACGGGGAATGCCGACTTAGTACTTCATTATCAACCAGATGTTGACTGCCCACCAATCGTCAAGAGAATTCCGTGGTTTCAAGGATCCTACAAACGAATCTCAGCCCTTTGTTTCGATCCTTCTGGATCTTGGCTCCTTACCGCTAGTATCGATGGCTCTTTGTATATTGTACCCGCTTTAGCTTTGGTTGATGAGAACACGAGCCTAGATCACAGATGGGCTACGAACGATGTTACATCATTCTCTTCACTAAATACTCAGTCTTCATATGCCAG ACCTAGTGCATTGGTGTGGTGGCAAGGAGTTGTGGATTGCAGCCATGTTGGTATTATAGGAACAGAACATGGTGAAATTGTGCTCGTTAATCTAGAGAATGGTTGTCAAGTTGGACTGACGAATGTCAAAGGGAATGTAGCGAATCTTCACATTTGTCAGGATAGCAGTCTTGATGTAGTGTCACTTTTAATAACGAACCAAACCCACCAACAGTGGAGGTTGATCTTGGAACAGCGTACGAACGGTTACGTGTATCCTTTGGAAGGTGGCAAACCTTTCCACAGATCCAATCCTCTATTACATTCAAGTGGAGGCCTAAGTGACGAAGTGAAAAACTTTCCCACCACTAGATCTCGACTTCAAGGACTCAAACAACTTTCTGTTGAGAAACTCGCTAtactaaaacaaaaattggCTGAGACTAGAAGTCGCAGTTTAACGGGATCCTCGGCACGACGTG ACAGCAGCAGTAGTAGCGGAACTGATGAGACAATTACGGTTGGCCTAAGTAGACATTTTtcggagagaagagaagattTGCTTAATCCAGAATTGGTACCTCGAGATATGTTTCTTACACCTCAGTACACTCGTCAGGGTCAGCATCTGTATACCGGTTATCATCCACCAACTAACCATCTCACT ATCCATGAGACCGAAGCTTCTATGGTGCCTCTATATGTGCATAAGATGCCATCGTTCTGCCACAACATATTACTCACTCAGCGTCTATTTTACGTAACCGACGTTCATCAAAAATCTCTCCTTATTATTTCGTGCCCTTTATCTGAAACACGGATTGGTGGTGATACAGAGTTTAATCCTGAGTCAGTGATAGGACGATTTTCTTTTGCgagaaataatgaaatcaTAGACAAAGTGTACAGAGTAACCGATTTTAAAGTTACAACAACAAAGGATGCCAGTGGGAATAGTGAGAATCAGTACGGCATTCCCAAGAAGGTGGAGGACATCAAAGCAGATATTCCCCTTGTCGATACTTGCATAATTGTTACCAATTTTGCTGTATACAAAATCGAAGTCAG GAGACCATTGCTATCAGTTTTCATGGATCTAGTTTTAAAACACAAGGAATTGGAAAAAGCTGAAAGATTGGCATTAGTTTTCGGAATGAATCTGCAACATCTATTGGAAAATGCGGGAGATATACTTTTGTCCAATAAGGAATTTTCGAGAGCTATTgttttgtataaattatcaaGA TGTCGATTGTTGAAAAGTGTTCTCAAGTTTGCATCAGCTGGACATACAACAGAATTACTAAGTTATGTTACTGGTTGCTTAGTTCCGCCATCGGTCATAGAGTTATCAGTGACAACCAGAATACATTTGTCTAATTTGAGTGTCATGGCATTTACAGAACTGACTCTACGAGCCTCAGCGCAACAATCCAATCAAACTCACAAACAATTTTC aaattttttagctTCAAATACTTTTTATGACGAAGTTCTAGCAGTCAATGTCGCAGGACAAACTGGGCTGTGGGAGGTTTTACAGCAGTTAGCTACTCAGAGGGGCCTTTATCATCAAGTTCTGGAAGTTCTTATGAAGGTTGTCCGTTCATTGAATTTGAGTTCCTTTCAGCCTGCACATCATCAACTCGACT CTGGATTATTAATGTGTCTAAGTGAATCAGGATTAATTCAAGCAATGCTAGTATGTCCAAATCTGGCCAAACATCATACAGCCTTTGTTCTTGCTAATCTTGCCACATTACAATTGTTCGCCCTTCAG AGGTTGACTGCATTGTATGATCCAACTAGTCCAGTATTACGACCGTTGTTAATCCGGTGCAGAGCTCGACATCGAACAACATCTCACAGCTCTCAATCCAGTCAATTTGATTCTTTAGATCTAACAGAAACTTTA GATGAAATTGGTGCACCAGTAGAGGAATTTATCGAGAcatttcttcttattctcctAACTCTCATTCATAAAAAGTCTCCCGCGTTGAACTATGAACCAAAACTGATGCATCGTATACCAGTGTCTAATACAGAAAGA GATATCGATGACGTAAACTCTAATGCAGACTTCAAACGGAGAGCTTTGAGTGCTGGATTCTCTCATGTAGCCCTCATCAGAAATAACAATGTTTATACTTGGGGAAATGCTGCACAAGGATGTTTAG GAACTGGTCCAACGATGTCTAGATATGGATCTCCTCAGATAATTCCcacttttcaaagtatgaAGGTAGAAGTACTTAGTGTATCGTGTGGTCGTTGTCACTCTTTGGCCGTGACTAATAATGGTATATATGCTTGGGGCGCTAGTCAGTTTGGTCAACTTGGGCTTGAGAAAAAGCTTCAATGTCCAAATCCAGAATTGATTGTTACCTTGGCACACGAAATTATTGTCGATGCAGTAGCTGGTCAGTATCACTCAGTTGCATTGACTAAAGATGGAAGAGTATTCACCTGGGGCTGGGGCGTGCATGGTCAATTAGGTCATGGAAAtaccattgaaaaaaatattccaaccTTGGTTACCTCGCTCCTCGGGACTATTGTAAGGCAAATAAGCGCTGGCCATGCGCACACTTTAGTACTAACTGCCGATGGTGATGTCTACTCGTTTGGTAGCAACGTGTTTGGTCAACTTGGGAATGGAACTAATATTAAGTCTTCACTTCCCGTAAAAGTTACATTGTTGccagaaaaaatttggttGATCACAActggatattttcaaaat CTGGCTGTTACTGCTACAAATAAATTGTACACATGGGGAGCTAGTCCCCAGGTCTTGCGGCTGCAAGCACAGGCACAAAAGAAGGCTAGAATACTTCAGCAACGGGTAGCTTCAGATAAAGTTACTCAATATATTGACACTCTTGATAAGTATAATGAAATTGCACAAGACAGTGACTCAATTGCACAATCCGAGCAAAACAATGCACAAATtaatgaaactgaaaattcaaatgaagatTCAACTAATACCACAGAGCAGTCAAAACAGACTGCCAGCATCAAGTTGCCAACTAGTCCACGATTGCGAGGCGTCAACGTCGGGGCCGTTGAAGAAGCACAAACTCATTTGCAACCTTCGTTAGTTGACACGAGCTCAGTTTGCGGGCAGATAGTACAG ATATCAACTGGATGCCATCATTCTTGTCTTTTAACAAAGGATGGGTCAGTTTACGTATGGGGACGAAATTTGGATGGACAGATAGGGAATGGTAGTCGGCGTGAAGTAACGATTCCCATGCCCCTCAGCTATAATCCTATTTCTTCCACACCTAAGGTTCCACCACGACATAACGGCTACAAAGCAAATGAAAAAAGGCAGAGTCCAGATACAGATAATGGGAATGCCAATGGTGGAGGAAATCATAATGATGGCAGATCAAACTATGTGCCGACAAATGGGAATGAAGATGCCAGAAGAGATGAAGCTAATCGAGCCATCAAAGCAGTTAGCCTTTGTTGTGGTTGTGATTATACTGTCGCCATGCAACCAG GAGGGACTGTTCTTGCATGGGGAAGTAATAATACCGCGCAATTGGGTCGTCCTCCAGTAGAAGATTCGCGAGGTGTTGAGAGAAAACTGGTTTTGCTCAAATCGTCAAGACGAATTGTTCGATTGCCACATGCTGCTCACTCAACTGTAGATACTCCTAGTCAAGTTCCTAATATTCCTACTCCTGTTATTTCTTATCGAAGTTATGACGTCACACCGTTGGCTGGGCTTGTGCAACCATTGACTGTTGTGGAAAAGTCGTTTGGAGAAACGACTTTACATTATATACTGGAAAGGCTGAACGGATTATATGATAGTGCCAAAATAATGGATAAG TGTATTCAACTGGGAAATTATCAAGCCGCTTCAAAGATTTCTCTACTGGAGCATAATTTTACGGATGCTCTCTCACATcaattgaaaatgttgaacaCGTCTCACCTAAAATTGTACAAGTTTTCATACAAGTGTGATCGAAACCAAGTCGAAACTGATTCTTCTGTCGACTTGAACGACATGGCAAAAGCAGCAGGAAATTCGCTAACATCCGATGCGCAGACTCGACATATCAAGGAAAATACCGAACTGTTTGATAAACACATGGAACAAAATTTAGTCGATACTTTAGAAGAAtctgaagagaagaaaaaaatgaaaatgtctGCTAGCAGATCTTTAGACAGCTTTCAGTCACTGGAACAAGAGTTATACACGTTTGATTGTCAAGGAGGCTCAGAAGAATTGTGCGAAGATTCTAAAAGCGAGGATATTTCATTAGACATTACTGAAGATGCTCTTGACAGTGTGTATGACGAGCAGAAAAAGAAtactttttcagaaaatgttCCAGCATTTGTGAAGAATGCTGCTCAGGCTGGGGAAAATTCTTTACCAAATCTGCCTGATTTGACTTCTGCTCCAAGAATGTCGGAAGAGCTCGATTCTATAACGAGAAATTTAAATCATCAGAAGAATGCGAACTGTGCTACTGTTTCAGAAGATGAACAATTTTTAGCCCGAAAAAAGATTAATGTTAttaatagaaatattttaggGAATGAGGCTAAAGGTAATCAAGAAAACGCCATAGTATCTGAAGCTACAAGCATTGTAGAGTTTTATGTCAGTGAAATTGAAGACGAATCTCATGCTACAATGCGAGAGGTTCTACAGATAGCCATTGAGTTCTGGATCAAACACAATTTGCCGatagaaaatttagaaaatatattactGCGGCATATGAGCAAGTTTTTTTACCCCCTCGGCCTATTATTGTTTTG TCAGCACAATATGGATGAAGCTGCTGTTCAAAACCAAGGCGAAACAGAAGCGAATAGTTTGACCATGATGAACTCTTTGTCGACTAAATTCTGTCTACAGGTCTGTTCCACTCTACTGAGGCACATAGATCAGG GTAAACCTACACCAGAATATGTAGAATTATTGTCACAGCTTTCGGCTAAACATTACGGTCCTCCCTTCACTGGACATCCAGGTTCAAATGGTAACAAAACTCCAGAACAGATGATCGATGGAGTCATCAGCACAATATCTTCGGAAGAATGTGATTCTAGGCCGTTTATACAGGTCCAG GCTCCAGACGACGTTTCTAGTTTTCTTGAAACTGATGAAGATATGATGGTATTCACTTGTGGTCATCATTTTCCTGTATCTACGTATCACTCAGAAATTATTCCAAGGATGGAGGCAGAACTTTTGACGTCTGAAATTTCGCCGCTGCCACACACTGTTCAGTTCTTGAGTGATCTACTACGACGGCCTGGCAAAGTAGATACTATTTGTCCAGTATGTATACCACCTGCTCTTCAAAAAGTGGTGAAAACTGTACCTAAAAATTAA